The genomic segment taccTATGTCCATACATATAGATtcagttcatttcttttaatttctgtagggcattccattgtgtgaatttaaaaaagcaaaacaaaacccatatatatCTTAAATATGGTCCATCACTCATCCTTTGCTCTaatatttcctctcattttgCACAGGGGCTCAAGGAGACTGCACAAGAATGTGCACCATTAAAACAGTGAAAACAGTCAATAGTCTCTTTTGGTTGAGATGCTGGAATTTTAATCAGTCAAGAAAGTAGCATCTATTTGATGCAGATTCATGTCtatcacattattttccataattttttcgtattttttaattgcttacaATACAAAacactcctcccccacccccctgccccaagAATGGATGTGGTTCTGCTTTTGAAGAGATGACAGGCTAGTAAGGAATCACTCGGACAAAAATCAAAGGGACAATTTGAACCCCAAAAGGTAAATGGGGAGCTGAAGACAACTTGACTTGGAGGGCATTCGCCAACCCCTGAGCACTTGAACCGAGCTCTCCCAGGCCTCCTCCGGAAAGTCTTGGGAAATCAGCTCTACATGTGAAGGCTGACCTAGAACATAGACTTCTTGGGACCCTTTCGGTCTAGACATTCTAGAATTTTCTAAAGCTAGTGTACATAGTCTTGCGCTGCTCCTCACTCGGATGCCTCAAGGACAGTTCCAGTGCCATGAGCAACCCTGCTTTAAATCAAGCGTCCAGAAAATCTTGCTTTAAACCCCAGTATTAGGTTTACAAAGGAGAAGCTTGATATTCTTGGAGTCAGGACTCAGAGACACAAGGGGCTCAGCACAATTggttcaaaggagaaaaaataaaccaagagcCTGGATCTGACAGAAGCAGCACCTTCCTTTCTCTGttaagaagggaggaaggaaatcctgtgatACATCTGTTTCTCATGGATTAGATTCAATGCGAATGGAAGAATGCGGGgcttttatctttgaaaaattgACCAATacgaaaaagtaaaacaaaattgaaaaatctcCACCCTGTGTTTGGAATTCTATGAAGCAGGAAAAACAGTATCAAAGCAGAAACCTCCTTTCATGTGTGTCCTATGAGGGACACAAATATAAACTGGAGGCTTACATTCAGAGCCGCTCTCTCACTTAGGGAAGTTCAGGTAAGTCCTTGCTCAAAAATGGCCTTCTTAATGTACTAGAGTCTTAAATTAaggcctccaggagttcccgtcatggctcagtggttaacgaatccgactaggaactctgaggttgtgggttcgatccctggccttgctcagtggattaaggatccggcgttgctgtgagctgtggtgtaggccggtggctacagctccaattcaaccccagccgggaacctccatgtgctgtgagctgtggtgtaggccggtggctacagctccaattcaaccccagtcgggaacctccatgtaccgcgggtgcggccctaaaaagaagaaaaaacaaaaaggcctCCAAATAATGGGTTGAGAGCCACAGTCGAATGccaggtgattaaaaaaaaaaaaatcagagtctaTAAAAACCCAAATGTAATTGGAGGGTTTACAGCCTCTGATGACCTAGCTCACGATTCGTCATCTCTTAGTCTGTAAAGgaaaatcatactttaaaaaaaggaatacattttaaGTTCTGAAGAGGACTAAAAACATACATTTGAAAACTTGAGCCTGTGAGTGCCAACTCAGACGTCAAGTTTTTTAGACTTGTTCTCTAAACTGAAGTTCTGTAGACTTCAGTTCCCACTTAAAAATTCCCACAAAGAGCCAACTTAGTGTATTGTGTAAGTAGATTTGAGACAATGAGAACATGTGTCCTATAACAAAACTGACAGGCTCCAGACAATACAAAATGTATTACATACAtatcttttaagaatgggttGTATATTTTCTGACTAGATAATCAGTATAACATATTGATATCAACTACATCCCCtgattaaatttttatcataatgTATTAATATAGATGCCAAGATATCAATTTTATCCTGAAGCAACGTCACCAAATGCAGAGGTTACCTAGTCATCTTTCCTCCCAACTCCCATAaccccagcccccctcctccctttttacacacacacacacacacactcatatacacaATTGACTATTGACCTAAATTCTTCCCAAATTCCCTGGAGTCATGATATGTATCAAGTCACCAATTTGGAGCAATTAAAGTATTAATTTATAAAGGTCAAGAACTCCACCCAAGAAGTACGAGGTTCTTAAATATGATGATCAAAATAGAAAGGGCAATGAATTTTGGCTAGTAGTTTCCATAAGTAAGTGTTTGGGATGAAAGGATCGAAGGTTTACTCTAGTGAATCCACCCCACTAGAGAAGGTCTCAGTGGGGATCCTGAAATGATCTATGGAGAGGTTCACTCCATATCAAGCACTGATAAAGAAATGCTGTAGAGGAATGCCCGAGTCAATTGGTTCTTACCAGTAGAGTCGAGTCTGTTAATACCATAAACCGCCTGGCtgtgaaatatccagaagtgTCCATTGTTgcaggaaagaaggcaggaacAACACGGAACAATCACATGATAACCTACAATATTCccactaaaaaagaaagtaaatagtaTTAGATATAAGGTAATGTCTGGCCATGGCAGCATTTTATATGCTAATGTGAGTAGATAGACCGTGTAAAAATCTCATTTCCTCCTAACAACCTCCATTGCTGGGATCTTTGGGATGGGATTTACTCTGATGATGGCTACAGCTCTACTGTTAAGGGGGAAAATAGTCCTTACGTGAAATAATAGGAATGCATTCTCTATTTCTTTGCTAGTATTGTTTTACGCATGCTCCCTTCAGAAATTAGTTTCTAGATGCCATAAGGTTGTGATTTGTTCTGTAAAGCACCCTAAATTGATGGGCTGGATGAACAAAATCTATGAAATAAACTCAGACCTGTGAGTAAAAGGTTTTTGTTCTCCCCAGGACTGCAAGTTGGGTtcttatatgttctagttccaTGCCAGCACCTAAAAACTGTTTCAACAGatggaggagtaggaagacagcGTGAGCCCATGAAAACTGAACACAAGCTGGCTGCTCTAATTTTAGTTGTAGTGTTTTTGAAGGAATTCAGAAACGAAGCAAATCCACAGCTTCTCGAGAAAGTTgcaaaagtttatttatttatttttactctcctCAGGGTTATCTTTCTGATTAGAAATGCTTTGCTCCTGTagaggtttttggttttctaTCTAGTCACCATTAAATAGAGTGAATACACAGGGAAAGTTTTagctggtaattttttttaaaggacaatatGAACTGCTTATACCATGAGTTGTGAAAATTCCTATTATAGCTTGTACCCACTCTGTGAAATATGAGACTCAGCTGTTTTTGTGAGGTCCCATAAGAAATACTATAAAAGGTACTGGCCCACTTAAACCATGTCTTCCAATCACAATCTTCTTGATgagcaaataaatgaaagcaaaagttgTTCTTGGACTAGGACTGACAGTTACTTGTAAGACTGTATTGCAAGAGTAAATTCTATGCTTCTAATTACCacccaaattcattcattcactcaatcatTCAAGGAATGTTTATAGAACATCTGCTATGTGTCAGGGGCTGTTCCAGGTGCTAGGAATACAGCAGTGGACAAAGTCCTTGTTCTCATGAAGCTAATATTGTCTTAAGGACCCATCACACCACTTTGCTCCCTTGTTAAAACCCCTTCACTGGCTTCCCattggccaaaaatgaaaaccaaaaaaccccttcATACCACGGTCTAGATCTGTGCTGTTCAAAACATGGCTCTTGAGCACTTGCAGTTTGGCTGGTCTGAACTGAAATGTGCTCGGGTATAAAAATACACTCGATTTCAAAgactaagaataaaaaaatagattgtaAGATATTTCATTAGTAATTTTTTATGCTGGTTACATGCTGATACGATAATATTTTGGCTATATTAGATTAACTAAAATATACAGTTAAAATTTATGTTGcctgtttcttttcactttgtaaaatgtggttacagactttttttttttttgtctttttgccatttcttgagccgctccctcggcatatggaggttcccaggctaggggtcgaatcggagctgcagccaccagcctctgccagagccacagcaacgcgggatccgagccgcgtctgcgacccacaccacagctcatggcaacgccggatcgttaacccactgagcaagggcagggaccaaaccctcaacctcatggttcctagtcggattcgttaaccactacgccatgacgggaactcccatgagacatttttaaatgacataggTGGCTTGCATAGTTCTACTGGATGTCGCTGCTCTAGATTATCTGGGTTCTGACCGCATCTCTAATCCACCCACATTACTCTCATCCAATACTTGTAATGTCTCAGTCACACTGGCCATCACCTTTTTTATAccttgaacatctttttttttttttttggctttctggggccacacccgcagcatatgcaagttcccaggataggggttggggttgaaattggagctgaggcttccggcctaaccacagccacagcaacgccaagccgcatttgcgacctacaccacagctcatggtaacgccagatccttaagccattaagcgaggccagggatcgaacccgcgtcctcatggatactagtcggattcatttctgccatgccTGAGGTTCTTCTTGCCTTAGGTTTTTTGCCCTTGCTGTAACCTCTGCCTAGAACATTCTCCCATTGGCTCCTTCTTAACTTACCCTTTAAGATTCAACTGCAAGGTTACCTCCTTATGAGAAGGCATTCCTGACCAAGCTATCTAAAGTAGCTCTTACCCACTCCCGCAACCTCTTATTCTCTATTAATTATTATTCTTTCCTTTGGAGTACTTCCTAGCACAGTCAAgatctcatttatttaaatatcttcctGACTGATTGATTGTCTTCCTACTAGAATATAATGTCCAAAGGACTGTAACTTTGTTTTCCTTAAGGCTGGAGTTCCAGCCCCTATAACAAGGGCACATGGTAGGACCTCCGTATACagtttgaatgagtgaataaaagaaatcaaatggtCATGACCACATGAAAAGAGTTTGCTAATCTAAATGATTAAGATTataatttataggagttcccactggggcagtggattaggaatctgactgcaggggcttgggttcaatcctctGCCAGGCACTGCTGCGGCCAGCACTGCAGGTCAGTGGGAGACCCTGGAAGAGGGACAGCGTGGCCTAACAGACCACAGAAGACGCCTACATTTagaaaagtgggggaccaggaggcactccgTTCCAAAGAACAAAGGCCTCTAGGTTTCAGCACACAGGCCTTTTATTAGAGAAAGTGACAtaggttaatgagcaaaatcaaGTGCAGTTAATGATAAGGCTATCTCTTAGTGGTTGTGCTTTTGCCAAATTTGTTTCCTGCATCATTTAGCAGTTTCCATGGTCTCTAacgaggcacagtgggttaaaggatccagtgttgccacagatgcggcatagattcagtccctggcccaggaacttccttatgccacagtgtagccataaaaaaaaaaaaaaaaaaaaaaaaaaaggattataattTATAATCCAAACTCCATTTAAATAGGaaatctcaattttttctttctcttaaaaaggGCTAATAACACTCAAGTCTGTCATCTGTGTTATAATTTATagtttattaaactttttttacccccttttttggccacctccacggcatatggagttcgccagccagggatcagatccaagctgtagttgcagcaggatcctttaacccactgtgccaggcttggagatcaaatctgcgtcctggTGGTGCAGGGGCACTACCAATCCCTTtgggcaccacagtgggaattcctatcaAGCCTTTTAACCTTCATAATTTACTTGATCTTTAACAACCCTACAAAGTAAAcacaaaagatattttaatttctatcttAAGATGACAACTATAGTCTTAGGATAGAAACAGGTTCAGAGGCTTAGAGGTTTAAGGCGTTTACTCAAGCTAACATAGAGAATAAAGGTAGGGCCAAGGCTCAAACCTGATTTTTATGACTACAAATCCAAGTGTTCTTTCTCCCCCCAAAACTACACTGCTTGTTTCTGAAAGTTAAAGCAGATATTTGTTAATGCACTTTGAGAAACTGTAAAATCATATACACATGTAAAGCGCCACGAGacccttttaaaaaacagttctgTGTAACAAATGGTTTTTCAACGGCTCATCGCATGGGTGATAACCAGTGCTCGATGCAGTCCACTGAACTCTGTGCTTTGGTGTCAACATCCATCTCCTAAACCCAGAGCTATTTGGAATATTGCCacaaattaccattttaaacatgCGATGTCCTTCAGTTTACATTTGCAGATTTCAGTGAAATAGCATCTTCCAATGAAGTCCACTGCACTGGAGAGGGAAAAGTGTAGAGATAGTCAAATGTACATAAAAAacatgttgtaaaaaaaaaaatacaaaatatagtaagttaaccatttaaaaaatatatatattaatttgctttttagggccacacctgtggcatacgcaagttcccaggctaggcgttgatcccaagctgtgtctgtgacctacaccacagcacacagcaactcCGGTTCCaaaacccactaagagaggccagggatcatggctATTAgctaggtttgttactgctgaatcaCTACAAGAACTCCACCATTTTTTAAGTGGACAAGTTCATAAGTGTTAGGTGTGTTCACATTTTTGTGCAATGAATCTCCAGGCCATTTTCATttagcaaaactgaaactctgtacccattaaataacaACTCTCCATTTCCCTCTTCCCCTGACCctcaaccaccattctactttctgtttctatgaatctgactacttTAGATACCACAGATGAGGAGAATCACATAGCTTTTGTCTTTtagtgacttatttcacttagcataatgtcctcaaggtccatccatgttgtggcatgtgaCAGGCAGGACATCCTTCCTAAGGCTGAATAATGTATCAATGTATGCataaaccacattttgtttatgaattcatctgctgatggacatttgggctgtttctgcctcttggttattatgaatatgccatttattttccattaaagtggcaccattttatattcccaccaacagtgcacaagggttccgaTTTTTCCGAACCCTTGATACAAAAAGTACTTTTGATTGTGATTTACATGAATTTTGTAAACCCAAAGAGCCAAAAGAGACTCTAAGAGAACTATAGTATATTTTGTTAAGAGTTAATATTTGTGAGCTCATTATAAATGACAAACAAACCTTCCATGTAAAAAATCTTGTGTGTTCATTGACTCACATCCATGTTAGCGCATTAATCCATCACCACTGTAACCATTATAAGGAGGAGTAGACAAGGGAAAAGACCTGATTATATTCCAGATCTGGCCTAACCTTTAACAAGTCACATATCTGAGCCCTCCTTGTGACTATCTTAAACTTTCCACAGGTATTACAAAGACTAATgggttaatatttaaaatttttgtttctgtatgTGCTACTAAAAAGAAAAGGCGCTAGATAATTTAAATCATAGAAACTTGGCAAGAGTAGTTTCTAGATTTATTGTCTACTGCTTCTTCTTCTTATAACACATACATACTCACAGAGGTACTTGAAATAATAACCCATTTATCTTTGCAGTAAATGAGGGCCTTTGGCTTTGTCATTAGGCATGACCACATTTAAACCAATGTAGATAGGATTTCAAGGAAGAGTCCACAGCTttgagtatatttaaaaaaatttaaagtgtctATCGTGATCATAAAATCCATTTGAAAGTATTCTGATTATTAGCCTGACTCCTCTGGCTCTGTGTCCAAAGAATAGCTGTCCAGGTATATTTTTGATAATTACTTTTTTGCTTTAATGATAAAGTTTCAATAAAGAGCATAATCTTTAAAGTCATGTAAGGGCACATATAAGTCGACTATAGAAAGAGAAAGTATGTTTTAGAACTAGAAAAAAGgtatatttaaagcaaataaaatggcCTTTTCAAATAAAAAGCTAATTCTTAAGGACTACCCAATAATAAGTAGTGactgaaaacagaatttaaaaaggaTTTAAGTATGCAAACAAATACATAATGTCTCAAATAGGCTTTATGGGAGCCAAGGATCATTTTAAGGCTAAGTCTCTATTTCATCCCATGAAAATCAACACAAGTCTTTCTCactcagagagacagagggagagcagGAAAGAATACTGAATTAGATGGACAATTGATCTGATTTGACATGCCAATTGCAAATAATGGTAGAAAGCTAGGGAAAGTTTTTTGGTGTAAAACTtcaaggataaaaatgaaaaactcaaatGACCTCTCTCACCAACAGTACAGAAAATCTTGCCTAAATTACCTAGAATCTGGATTGTGGACTTGATCCAGTGAGAGGATGGTTAGGCAGCACACAgctgccagggatccaacttgagAGATCACATGACTATAAGTGAGCTAGCACATTACATCAGGACTGACCACTCTGGCTAAACCACAGACTTCGTCCAGACAGTCTGCCCCCTTAGTTACACTCCCAGGGGATCATCAGACTGTTGGGAGTGGCTGGAACACCAAAATGATAACCTCCTTTGTTGACTCCCAGAAGTCCAAGCCAAACACTTTTCCCACTTAGTTAAAGGCTACTGTTGCCCGCCAATAGCATGACTTACTTGGTAGGAGGGATGTCTGTAGAGAAAAGGTCTATTTCAGTGTCGCCCAGCAAAACAGCCTTCATTCCTCTATAGCTGAGCACTTGTTTACAGAATTTGCAACACAGGATGGACACGCGGCGGTCCTTGAAACTACAACAGCTGGTAGACATGGCGTCCGGGGAAGGATGAGATGTGGGATTTTCAAAGTGGAAACAAGAGCTATTCCTTTCCTAGTTTGATGCCCCAGGTTAAAAATCAAATTGCGAGGCCTCGAGCTTTTCTAGGCCCTAAAATCGAGAAGGGAATGAGTTCCTTTTCGATTTTCCCGTGGGAGGGTATAAGTAATATTTACTGAACAGGGACGGGAGAAATAGCAACTTTGACTTTCTCTTCAACTTTCGGGCAAGGGAGTGGAGAGGAGACAAAAGGCAAGCTGCCTCGGGAACTTTTCTGCAATATTCCCTTACTCCAGTCTAGAAGGATCCTTTACCCTTTAACTCCCGCCCCTTTGGCAATTCCCT from the Sus scrofa isolate TJ Tabasco breed Duroc chromosome 9, Sscrofa11.1, whole genome shotgun sequence genome contains:
- the FAM72A gene encoding protein FAM72A isoform X1 translates to MSTSCCSFKDRRVSILCCKFCKQVLSYRGMKAVLLGDTEIDLFSTDIPPTNAVDFIGRCYFTEICKCKLKDIACLKCGNIVGYHVIVPCCSCLLSCNNGHFWIFHSQAVYGINRLDSTGVNFLLWGNLPEIEESTDEDMLDISAEECIR
- the FAM72A gene encoding protein FAM72A isoform X2, whose product is MKAVLLGDTEIDLFSTDIPPTNAVDFIGRCYFTEICKCKLKDIACLKCGNIVGYHVIVPCCSCLLSCNNGHFWIFHSQAVYGINRLDSTGVNFLLWGNLPEIEESTDEDMLDISAEECIR
- the FAM72A gene encoding protein FAM72A isoform X3; amino-acid sequence: MSTSCCSFKDRRVSILCCKFCKQVLSYRGMKAVLLGDTEIDLFSTDIPPTNAVDFIGRCYFTEICKCKLKDIACLKWRKLPTLGQLARDRREYR